One part of the Arabidopsis thaliana chromosome 1 sequence genome encodes these proteins:
- the SHB gene encoding SH2 domain protein B (SH2 domain protein B (SHB); FUNCTIONS IN: sequence-specific DNA binding transcription factor activity, signal transducer activity; INVOLVED IN: signal transduction, regulation of transcription, DNA-dependent; LOCATED IN: nucleus; EXPRESSED IN: stem, flower, root, leaf; CONTAINS InterPro DOMAIN/s: SH2 motif (InterPro:IPR000980), STAT transcription factor, core (InterPro:IPR001217), Concanavalin A-like lectin/glucanase (InterPro:IPR008985); BEST Arabidopsis thaliana protein match is: SH2 domain protein A (TAIR:AT1G17040.1).): protein MASAATIETEKYSLLEDFNVDVEVDDEEYESFSLCFWVYLLNSTTFPSTIIRQVHSDMSVSAPFLVLDENKKMMLLPLTLLHKEAPDPVDTSSWTQVPSVSTKSKFPLEKWVHVGCEVSRNFMRLFIDGNMEGEQFVTSLLTKNAYPECPRKISLFSVGGDGYSVQGFIQCAEVLPASDHVEHHYMKDPPLMLSVNKSSSSGIKLDDCGVWQASCKEMFSLDVLLSNAIGQPVHKDVEVVASLLYADTLPEAKMGEAEAPLLIRDEGVQFSSDDRPIKLLNGRSSFKLKISQLSSNSDDRLFWIKFGIRNAKDYPFLQAVSNPIRCISVSPEVQPVSVTPKRLTNIDHLSSTESPDLLQNTSSVKRIRLGKESVSGSEESYQQCNSHPQTSRQFENGNGMRLHEEDNSSIDSENSEMRYTISDSTIFKYCLGNLIDKALLLKEITNNSSDDEVLEFANQVSLYSGCSHHSYQINMARELIAEGTNAWILISRNNQHVHWDNVVYEIEEHFMRISKCSSRSLTHQDFELLRRISGCYEYITQENFEKMWCWLFPVAYSISRGLINGMWRSSSPKWIEGFITKEEAEHSLQGQEPGTFILRFPISRTWPHPDAGSLVVTYVGHDFALHHKQLKIDNICESSERYMDAKPLQDMLLAEPELSRLGRNVVLLWIFVCAGSKEATECYAFSNIQTLNLSYS, encoded by the exons ATGGCGAGTGCAGCTACAATTGAGACGGAGAAATACTCCTTATTAGAAGATTTTAATGTTGATGTTGAAGTAGACGATGAAGAATACGAAAGTTTCTCCCTTTGTTTCTGGGTTTATCTTCTTAATTCCACCACATTCCCATCTACCATCATTAGACAG GTTCACTCAGACATGAGTGTTAGTGCACCTTTCCTTGTGCTAgatgaaaacaagaagatgatgctTTTGCCATTGACTCTCCTTCACAAGGAAGCTCCTGATCCTGTAGACACTTCTTCCTGGACACAAGTTCCTAGCGTTTCTACAAAATCCAAGTTTCCTCTTGAAAAATGGGTTCATGTGGGTTGTGAG GTTTCTAGAAATTTTATGAGGCTTTTTATTGATGGAAATATGGAAGGAGAGCAGTTCGTGACTTCTTTGCTGACAAAGAACGCCTATCCCGAGTGTCCTCGAAAGATATCGCTATTTAGTGTTGGCGGAGATGGTTATAGCGTACAAGGTTTCATCCAATGTGCAGAAGTCTTACCTGCTAGTGATCACGTGGAGCATCATTATATGAAG GACCCACCTCTAATGTTATCTGTCAATAAATCATCCTCATCGGGGATCAAATTAGATGATTGTGGTGTTTGGCAG GCATCTTGCAAGGAGATGTTTTCCTTGGATGTTCTTTTATCCAATGCCATTGGCCAGCCTGTGCACAAGGATGTGGAG GTTGTTGCATCACTACTGTATGCCGATACACTTCCGGAGGCCAAGATGGGTGAAGCTGAGGCTCCTCTTTTGATAAGAGATGAAGGAGTTCAATTCTCATCTGATGATAGACCGATCAAACTATTAAATGGACGCTCATCCTTTAAGCTAAAGATCTCTCAG CTTTCCTCCAATAGTGATGACAGATTGTTCTGGATTAAATTTGGAATACGAAATGCTAAAGATTATCCTTTCCTTCAAGCTGTTTCCAATCCAATCCGTTGCATTTCGGTCAGTCCTGAAGTCCAGCCAGTTTCAGTTACTCCGAAAAGGTTGACCAATATTGACCATCTATCAAGTACCGAATCCCCGGATCTTCTACAGAACACTTCGTCAGTTAAACGAATCAGGTTGGGAAAAGAAAGTGTTTCTGGAAGCGAGGAATCATATCAACAATGCAACTCTCATCCTCAAACCTCGAGACAG TTTGAGAACGGAAATGGCATGAGATTGCACGAAGAAGATAACTCCTCAATTGATTCAGAGAACTCGGAAATGAGATACACAATCTCAGATTCCACCATCTTTAAGTACTGCCTTGGAAACTTAATCGACAAAGCTCTACTTCTAAAGGAAATCACAAACAACTCATCAGACGATGAAGTTTTGGAATTTGCAAATCAGGTTTCTCTGTACTCTGGATGTTCACACCatag CTATCAAATCAACATGGCAAGAGAGCTAATAGCAGAAGGAACAAATGCATGGATATTGATATCTCGGAACAATCAACATGTTCATTGGGATAATGTGGTCTATGAGATTGAAGAACATTTCATGAGGATTTCAAAATGCAGCAGTAGATCTCTCACCCACCAGGATTTTGAGCTTCTAAGGAGAATATCAGGATGCTACGAGTACATAACTCAGgagaattttgagaaaatgtgGTGTTGGTTGTTCCCTGTTGCTTACTCCATATCCCGGGGCTTGATAAACGGAATGTGGCGTTCTTCATCGCCTAAATGGATTGAAGGATTCATCACCAAGGAAGAAGCTGAACATTCGCTTCAAGGCCAAGAACCAGGAACCTTCATACTACGTTTCCCTATTTCAAGAACTTGGCCTCACCCTGATGCTGGTAGTTTGGTTGTGACTTATGTCGGTCATGATTTCGCTCTTCATCATAAGCAACTCAAGATCGATAACATCTGCGA AAGTAGTGAAAGGTACATGGATGCAAAACCGCTGCAGGATATGTTGTTGGCTGAACCTGAGCTCTCTCGGTTAGGAAG AAACGTTGTTTTactttggatttttgtttgtgcagGATCAAAAGAAGCCACTGAATGTTATGCATTTTCCAATATACAGACACTAAATCTCTCTTACAGTTAG
- the SHB gene encoding SH2 domain protein B (SH2 domain protein B (SHB); FUNCTIONS IN: sequence-specific DNA binding transcription factor activity, signal transducer activity; INVOLVED IN: signal transduction, regulation of transcription, DNA-dependent; LOCATED IN: nucleus; EXPRESSED IN: stem, flower, root, leaf; CONTAINS InterPro DOMAIN/s: SH2 motif (InterPro:IPR000980), STAT transcription factor, core (InterPro:IPR001217), Concanavalin A-like lectin/glucanase (InterPro:IPR008985); BEST Arabidopsis thaliana protein match is: SH2 domain protein A (TAIR:AT1G17040.1); Has 144 Blast hits to 142 proteins in 42 species: Archae - 0; Bacteria - 0; Metazoa - 74; Fungi - 0; Plants - 43; Viruses - 0; Other Eukaryotes - 27 (source: NCBI BLink).) has translation MASAATIETEKYSLLEDFNVDVEVDDEEYESFSLCFWVYLLNSTTFPSTIIRQVHSDMSVSAPFLVLDENKKMMLLPLTLLHKEAPDPVDTSSWTQVPSVSTKSKFPLEKWVHVGCEVSRNFMRLFIDGNMEGEQFVTSLLTKNAYPECPRKISLFSVGGDGYSVQGFIQCAEVLPASDHVEHHYMKDPPLMLSVNKSSSSGIKLDDCGVWQASCKEMFSLDVLLSNAIGQPVHKDVEVVASLLYADTLPEAKMGEAEAPLLIRDEGVQFSSDDRPIKLLNGRSSFKLKISQLSSNSDDRLFWIKFGIRNAKDYPFLQAVSNPIRCISVSPEVQPVSVTPKRLTNIDHLSSTESPDLLQNTSSVKRIRLGKESVSGSEESYQQCNSHPQTSRQFENGNGMRLHEEDNSSIDSENSEMRYTISDSTIFKYCLGNLIDKALLLKEITNNSSDDEVLEFANQVSLYSGCSHHSYQINMARELIAEGTNAWILISRNNQHVHWDNVVYEIEEHFMRISKCSSRSLTHQDFELLRRISGCYEYITQENFEKMWCWLFPVAYSISRGLINGMWRSSSPKWIEGFITKEEAEHSLQGQEPGTFILRFPISRTWPHPDAGSLVVTYVGHDFALHHKQLKIDNICESSERYMDAKPLQDMLLAEPELSRLGRIKRSH, from the exons ATGGCGAGTGCAGCTACAATTGAGACGGAGAAATACTCCTTATTAGAAGATTTTAATGTTGATGTTGAAGTAGACGATGAAGAATACGAAAGTTTCTCCCTTTGTTTCTGGGTTTATCTTCTTAATTCCACCACATTCCCATCTACCATCATTAGACAG GTTCACTCAGACATGAGTGTTAGTGCACCTTTCCTTGTGCTAgatgaaaacaagaagatgatgctTTTGCCATTGACTCTCCTTCACAAGGAAGCTCCTGATCCTGTAGACACTTCTTCCTGGACACAAGTTCCTAGCGTTTCTACAAAATCCAAGTTTCCTCTTGAAAAATGGGTTCATGTGGGTTGTGAG GTTTCTAGAAATTTTATGAGGCTTTTTATTGATGGAAATATGGAAGGAGAGCAGTTCGTGACTTCTTTGCTGACAAAGAACGCCTATCCCGAGTGTCCTCGAAAGATATCGCTATTTAGTGTTGGCGGAGATGGTTATAGCGTACAAGGTTTCATCCAATGTGCAGAAGTCTTACCTGCTAGTGATCACGTGGAGCATCATTATATGAAG GACCCACCTCTAATGTTATCTGTCAATAAATCATCCTCATCGGGGATCAAATTAGATGATTGTGGTGTTTGGCAG GCATCTTGCAAGGAGATGTTTTCCTTGGATGTTCTTTTATCCAATGCCATTGGCCAGCCTGTGCACAAGGATGTGGAG GTTGTTGCATCACTACTGTATGCCGATACACTTCCGGAGGCCAAGATGGGTGAAGCTGAGGCTCCTCTTTTGATAAGAGATGAAGGAGTTCAATTCTCATCTGATGATAGACCGATCAAACTATTAAATGGACGCTCATCCTTTAAGCTAAAGATCTCTCAG CTTTCCTCCAATAGTGATGACAGATTGTTCTGGATTAAATTTGGAATACGAAATGCTAAAGATTATCCTTTCCTTCAAGCTGTTTCCAATCCAATCCGTTGCATTTCGGTCAGTCCTGAAGTCCAGCCAGTTTCAGTTACTCCGAAAAGGTTGACCAATATTGACCATCTATCAAGTACCGAATCCCCGGATCTTCTACAGAACACTTCGTCAGTTAAACGAATCAGGTTGGGAAAAGAAAGTGTTTCTGGAAGCGAGGAATCATATCAACAATGCAACTCTCATCCTCAAACCTCGAGACAG TTTGAGAACGGAAATGGCATGAGATTGCACGAAGAAGATAACTCCTCAATTGATTCAGAGAACTCGGAAATGAGATACACAATCTCAGATTCCACCATCTTTAAGTACTGCCTTGGAAACTTAATCGACAAAGCTCTACTTCTAAAGGAAATCACAAACAACTCATCAGACGATGAAGTTTTGGAATTTGCAAATCAGGTTTCTCTGTACTCTGGATGTTCACACCatag CTATCAAATCAACATGGCAAGAGAGCTAATAGCAGAAGGAACAAATGCATGGATATTGATATCTCGGAACAATCAACATGTTCATTGGGATAATGTGGTCTATGAGATTGAAGAACATTTCATGAGGATTTCAAAATGCAGCAGTAGATCTCTCACCCACCAGGATTTTGAGCTTCTAAGGAGAATATCAGGATGCTACGAGTACATAACTCAGgagaattttgagaaaatgtgGTGTTGGTTGTTCCCTGTTGCTTACTCCATATCCCGGGGCTTGATAAACGGAATGTGGCGTTCTTCATCGCCTAAATGGATTGAAGGATTCATCACCAAGGAAGAAGCTGAACATTCGCTTCAAGGCCAAGAACCAGGAACCTTCATACTACGTTTCCCTATTTCAAGAACTTGGCCTCACCCTGATGCTGGTAGTTTGGTTGTGACTTATGTCGGTCATGATTTCGCTCTTCATCATAAGCAACTCAAGATCGATAACATCTGCGA AAGTAGTGAAAGGTACATGGATGCAAAACCGCTGCAGGATATGTTGTTGGCTGAACCTGAGCTCTCTCGGTTAGGAAG GATCAAAAGAAGCCACTGA
- the SHB gene encoding SH2 domain protein B produces MASAATIETEKYSLLEDFNVDVEVDDEEYESFSLCFWVYLLNSTTFPSTIIRQVHSDMSVSAPFLVLDENKKMMLLPLTLLHKEAPDPVDTSSWTQVPSVSTKSKFPLEKWVHVGCEVSRNFMRLFIDGNMEGEQFVTSLLTKNAYPECPRKISLFSVGGDGYSVQGFIQCAEVLPASDHVEHHYMKDPPLMLSVNKSSSSGIKLDDCGVWQASCKEMFSLDVLLSNAIGQPVHKDVEVVASLLYADTLPEAKMGEAEAPLLIRDEGVQFSSDDRPIKLLNGRSSFKLKISQLSSNSDDRLFWIKFGIRNAKDYPFLQAVSNPIRCISVSPEVQPVSVTPKRLTNIDHLSSTESPDLLQNTSSVKRIRLGKESVSGSEESYQQCNSHPQTSRQFENGNGMRLHEEDNSSIDSENSEMRYTISDSTIFKYCLGNLIDKALLLKEITNNSSDDEVLEFANQVSLYSGCSHHSYQINMARELIAEGTNAWILISRNNQHVHWDNVVYEIEEHFMRISKCSSRSLTHQDFELLRRISGCYEYITQENFEKMWCWLFPVAYSISRGLINGMWRSSSPKWIEGFITKEEAEHSLQGQEPGTFILRFPISRTWPHPDAGSLVVTYVGHDFALHHKQLKIDNICE; encoded by the exons ATGGCGAGTGCAGCTACAATTGAGACGGAGAAATACTCCTTATTAGAAGATTTTAATGTTGATGTTGAAGTAGACGATGAAGAATACGAAAGTTTCTCCCTTTGTTTCTGGGTTTATCTTCTTAATTCCACCACATTCCCATCTACCATCATTAGACAG GTTCACTCAGACATGAGTGTTAGTGCACCTTTCCTTGTGCTAgatgaaaacaagaagatgatgctTTTGCCATTGACTCTCCTTCACAAGGAAGCTCCTGATCCTGTAGACACTTCTTCCTGGACACAAGTTCCTAGCGTTTCTACAAAATCCAAGTTTCCTCTTGAAAAATGGGTTCATGTGGGTTGTGAG GTTTCTAGAAATTTTATGAGGCTTTTTATTGATGGAAATATGGAAGGAGAGCAGTTCGTGACTTCTTTGCTGACAAAGAACGCCTATCCCGAGTGTCCTCGAAAGATATCGCTATTTAGTGTTGGCGGAGATGGTTATAGCGTACAAGGTTTCATCCAATGTGCAGAAGTCTTACCTGCTAGTGATCACGTGGAGCATCATTATATGAAG GACCCACCTCTAATGTTATCTGTCAATAAATCATCCTCATCGGGGATCAAATTAGATGATTGTGGTGTTTGGCAG GCATCTTGCAAGGAGATGTTTTCCTTGGATGTTCTTTTATCCAATGCCATTGGCCAGCCTGTGCACAAGGATGTGGAG GTTGTTGCATCACTACTGTATGCCGATACACTTCCGGAGGCCAAGATGGGTGAAGCTGAGGCTCCTCTTTTGATAAGAGATGAAGGAGTTCAATTCTCATCTGATGATAGACCGATCAAACTATTAAATGGACGCTCATCCTTTAAGCTAAAGATCTCTCAG CTTTCCTCCAATAGTGATGACAGATTGTTCTGGATTAAATTTGGAATACGAAATGCTAAAGATTATCCTTTCCTTCAAGCTGTTTCCAATCCAATCCGTTGCATTTCGGTCAGTCCTGAAGTCCAGCCAGTTTCAGTTACTCCGAAAAGGTTGACCAATATTGACCATCTATCAAGTACCGAATCCCCGGATCTTCTACAGAACACTTCGTCAGTTAAACGAATCAGGTTGGGAAAAGAAAGTGTTTCTGGAAGCGAGGAATCATATCAACAATGCAACTCTCATCCTCAAACCTCGAGACAG TTTGAGAACGGAAATGGCATGAGATTGCACGAAGAAGATAACTCCTCAATTGATTCAGAGAACTCGGAAATGAGATACACAATCTCAGATTCCACCATCTTTAAGTACTGCCTTGGAAACTTAATCGACAAAGCTCTACTTCTAAAGGAAATCACAAACAACTCATCAGACGATGAAGTTTTGGAATTTGCAAATCAGGTTTCTCTGTACTCTGGATGTTCACACCatag CTATCAAATCAACATGGCAAGAGAGCTAATAGCAGAAGGAACAAATGCATGGATATTGATATCTCGGAACAATCAACATGTTCATTGGGATAATGTGGTCTATGAGATTGAAGAACATTTCATGAGGATTTCAAAATGCAGCAGTAGATCTCTCACCCACCAGGATTTTGAGCTTCTAAGGAGAATATCAGGATGCTACGAGTACATAACTCAGgagaattttgagaaaatgtgGTGTTGGTTGTTCCCTGTTGCTTACTCCATATCCCGGGGCTTGATAAACGGAATGTGGCGTTCTTCATCGCCTAAATGGATTGAAGGATTCATCACCAAGGAAGAAGCTGAACATTCGCTTCAAGGCCAAGAACCAGGAACCTTCATACTACGTTTCCCTATTTCAAGAACTTGGCCTCACCCTGATGCTGGTAGTTTGGTTGTGACTTATGTCGGTCATGATTTCGCTCTTCATCATAAGCAACTCAAGATCGATAACATCTGCGAGTAG
- a CDS encoding 2-oxoglutarate (2OG) and Fe(II)-dependent oxygenase superfamily protein: MLSCWLQLVNHGIDSSFLEKLETEVQEFFNLPMKEKQKLWQRSGEFEGFGQVNIVSENQKLDWGDMFILTTEPIRSRKSHLFSKLPPPFRETLETYSSEVKSIAKILFAKMASVLEIKHEEMEDLFDDVWQSIKINYYPPCPQPDQVMGLTQHSDAAGLTILLQVNQVEGLQIKKDGKWVVVKPLRDALVVNVGEILEIITNGRYRSIEHRAVVNSEKERLSVAMFHSPGKETIIRPAKSLVDRQKQCLFKSMSTQEYFDAFFTQKLNGKSHLDLMRI, from the exons ATGCTCTCTTGCTGGTTACAGTTGGTAAACCATGGAATAGACTCGTCTTTCTTGGAAAAACTAGAGACAGAAGTTCAAGAATTCTTCAATCTCCCTATGAAAGAGAAGCAGAAGTTGTGGCAGAGAAGTGGTGAATTTGAAGGATTTGGACAAGTGAACATTGTCTCGGAGAATCAGAAACTCGATTGGGGAGACATGTTTATCCTCACCACTGAACCAATTCGATCACGTAAATCTCACTTGTTCTCCAAATTACCTCCTCCTTTCAG agaaACTTTAGAGACTTACTCCTCTGAAGTGAAGAGCATAGCTAAGATTCTGTTTGCGAAAATGGCGAGTGTTCTAGAGATCAAACACGAAGAAATGGAAGATTTGTTTGATGATGTTTGGCAATCTATCAAGATTAATTACTACCCGCCATGTCCACAGCCAGATCAAGTTATGGGTTTGACTCAACATTCAGACGCTGCAGGTCTCACAATACTCTTACAGGTGAATCAAGTGGAAGGACTTCAGATCAAGAAAGACGGCAAGTGGGTTGTCGTAAAACCTCTTCGAGATGCTTTAGTTGTTAATGTTGGCGAAATCTTAGAG ATCATAACAAACGGGAGATATCGAAGCATCGAGCATAGAGCGGTGGTGAattcagagaaagagaggttaTCGGTTGCGATGTTTCATAGTCCCGGAAAGGAGACAATCATTCGTCCTGCGAAAAGCCTTGTAGATAGGCAGAAGCAATGTTTGTTCAAAAGTATGAGCACACAAGAGTACTTTGATGCCTTCTTTACTCAAAAACTCAATGGGAAATCTCACCTTGATCTTATGCGTATTTAA
- a CDS encoding 2-oxoglutarate (2OG) and Fe(II)-dependent oxygenase superfamily protein (2-oxoglutarate (2OG) and Fe(II)-dependent oxygenase superfamily protein; FUNCTIONS IN: oxidoreductase activity, iron ion binding; INVOLVED IN: oxidation reduction; EXPRESSED IN: 22 plant structures; EXPRESSED DURING: 13 growth stages; CONTAINS InterPro DOMAIN/s: Isopenicillin N synthase (InterPro:IPR002283), Oxoglutarate/iron-dependent oxygenase (InterPro:IPR005123); BEST Arabidopsis thaliana protein match is: senescence-related gene 1 (TAIR:AT1G17020.1); Has 8641 Blast hits to 8595 proteins in 1007 species: Archae - 0; Bacteria - 1122; Metazoa - 113; Fungi - 972; Plants - 4984; Viruses - 0; Other Eukaryotes - 1450 (source: NCBI BLink).) produces the protein MEAEGEKQWSSLIVPFVLEIVKEKNFTTIPPRYVRVDQEKTEILNDSSLSSEIPVIDMTRLCSVSAMDSELKKLDFACQDWGFFQLVNHGIDSSFLEKLETEVQEFFNLPMKEKQKLWQRSGEFEGFGQVNIVSENQKLDWGDMFILTTEPIRSRKSHLFSKLPPPFRETLETYSSEVKSIAKILFAKMASVLEIKHEEMEDLFDDVWQSIKINYYPPCPQPDQVMGLTQHSDAAGLTILLQVNQVEGLQIKKDGKWVVVKPLRDALVVNVGEILEIITNGRYRSIEHRAVVNSEKERLSVAMFHSPGKETIIRPAKSLVDRQKQCLFKSMSTQEYFDAFFTQKLNGKSHLDLMRI, from the exons ATGGAGGCGGAAGGAGAAAAACAGTGGAGTTCTCTCATAGTACCTTTTGTTCTAGAGatagtgaaagagaagaacttCACAACTATTCCTCCGAGGTATGTTCGGgttgatcaagaaaaaactgAGATCTTAAATGATTCTAGTCTTAGTTCTGAGATTCCAGTCATCGACATGACACGGTTGTGTTCTGTTTCCGCCATGGATTCCGAGCTCAAGAAGCTGGATTTCGCTTGCCAAGATTGGGGATTTTTTCAA TTGGTAAACCATGGAATAGACTCGTCTTTCTTGGAAAAACTAGAGACAGAAGTTCAAGAATTCTTCAATCTCCCTATGAAAGAGAAGCAGAAGTTGTGGCAGAGAAGTGGTGAATTTGAAGGATTTGGACAAGTGAACATTGTCTCGGAGAATCAGAAACTCGATTGGGGAGACATGTTTATCCTCACCACTGAACCAATTCGATCACGTAAATCTCACTTGTTCTCCAAATTACCTCCTCCTTTCAG agaaACTTTAGAGACTTACTCCTCTGAAGTGAAGAGCATAGCTAAGATTCTGTTTGCGAAAATGGCGAGTGTTCTAGAGATCAAACACGAAGAAATGGAAGATTTGTTTGATGATGTTTGGCAATCTATCAAGATTAATTACTACCCGCCATGTCCACAGCCAGATCAAGTTATGGGTTTGACTCAACATTCAGACGCTGCAGGTCTCACAATACTCTTACAGGTGAATCAAGTGGAAGGACTTCAGATCAAGAAAGACGGCAAGTGGGTTGTCGTAAAACCTCTTCGAGATGCTTTAGTTGTTAATGTTGGCGAAATCTTAGAG ATCATAACAAACGGGAGATATCGAAGCATCGAGCATAGAGCGGTGGTGAattcagagaaagagaggttaTCGGTTGCGATGTTTCATAGTCCCGGAAAGGAGACAATCATTCGTCCTGCGAAAAGCCTTGTAGATAGGCAGAAGCAATGTTTGTTCAAAAGTATGAGCACACAAGAGTACTTTGATGCCTTCTTTACTCAAAAACTCAATGGGAAATCTCACCTTGATCTTATGCGTATTTAA
- a CDS encoding Sodium Bile acid symporter family (Sodium Bile acid symporter family; FUNCTIONS IN: transporter activity, bile acid:sodium symporter activity; INVOLVED IN: sodium ion transport; LOCATED IN: chloroplast, membrane; EXPRESSED IN: 23 plant structures; EXPRESSED DURING: 13 growth stages; CONTAINS InterPro DOMAIN/s: Bile acid:sodium symporter (InterPro:IPR002657); BEST Arabidopsis thaliana protein match is: Sodium Bile acid symporter family (TAIR:AT2G26900.1); Has 4745 Blast hits to 4739 proteins in 1061 species: Archae - 72; Bacteria - 2461; Metazoa - 464; Fungi - 2; Plants - 257; Viruses - 0; Other Eukaryotes - 1489 (source: NCBI BLink).), protein MASAISLSLLNGATPLKSNSLHKSRLTPLHLRTISCSRLSYSPSSREISLKTQSTVPISCRRSRFDFVPRCGISSNDLPTEKKKSFGEWVEFVGEAVSTAFPIWVSLGCLLGLMRPSTFNWVTPNWTIVGLTITMLGMGMTLTLDDLRGALSMPKELFAGFLLQYSVMPLSAFFVSKLLNLPPHYAAGLILVGCCPGGTASNIVTYIARGNVALSVLMTAASTVSAVIMTPLLTAKLAKQYITVDALGLLMSTLQVVLLPVLAGAFLNQYFKKLVKFVSPVMPPIAVGTVAILCGYAIGQNASAILMSGKQVVLASCLLHISGFLFGYLFSRILGIDVASSRTISIEVGMQNSVLGVVLATQHFGNPLTAVPCAVSSVCHSILGSVLAGIWRRSAPKQLED, encoded by the exons atggcgTCGGcgatttctctttctctcttaaacGGAGCAACGCCTTTGAAATCGAATTCGCTCCACAAATCTAGACTCACTCCACTTCATCTTCGAACTATCTCTTGTTCTAGACTATCTTACTCTCCCTCGAGTCGCGAAATTTCTCTCAAAACTCAATCTACTGTTCCTATTTCGTGTAGGCGTAGTAGGTTTGACTTCGTTCCTCGTTGCGGCATTTCGTCGAACGATTTGCCTactgagaaaaagaagagctTTGGGGAGTGGGTTGAGTTTGTGGGAGAGGCGGTTTCGACGGCGTTTCCGATATGGGTTTCTCTGGGATGCTTGTTGGGACTGATGAGACCAAGTACTTTCAATTGGGTTACTCCAAATTGGACCATTGTAGGTCTTACGATCACTATGCTTGGAATGGGAATGACTTTGACCCTTGATGATCTTCGTGGCGCTTTATCGATGCCCAAGGAGCTCTTCGCTGGCTTTCTGTTGCAGTATTCG GTCATGCCACTATCAGCATTTTTTGTGAGTAAACTCTTAAATTTGCCACCACATTACGCAGCCGGTCTCATATTGGTTGGTTGCTGTCCAGGCG GCACGGCTAGTAATATTGTCACATACATCGCGCG TGGAAATGTTGCGCTATCAGTGTTGATGACAGCAGCTAGCACTGTTTCAGCTGTG ATTATGACACCGCTTCTTACGGCGAAGCTTGCCAAGCAGTATATCACAGTTGATGCTCTTGGATTACTAATGTCAACACTACAG GTGGTTCTTCTCCCAGTGTTGGCTGGTGCATTTCTTAACCAATACTTTAAAAAGCTGGTGAAATTCGTCTCTCCTGTGATGCCTCCAATTGCGGTTGGAACAGTTGCAATCCTGTGTGGGTATGCTATCGGTCAGAACGCATCTGCAATACTCATGTCTGGGAAACAAGTAGTCTTGGCTTCATGCCTTCTTCACATCTCTGGATTTCTCTTTGGGTATCTGTTTTCAAGAATACTCGGAATTGATGTGGCATCATCGAGAACTATCTCTATCGAAGTTGGCATGCAG AACTCGGTGCTTGGAGTTGTTCTTGCGACACAGCATTTTGGGAATCCACTCACTGCAGTACCGTGCGCTGTTTCTAGCGTCTGTCACTCAATCCTCGGTAGCGTCTTGGCTGGAATTTGGAGACGCAGTGCCCCAAAACAGCTTGAAGactaa